A window of Longimicrobium sp. contains these coding sequences:
- a CDS encoding GvpL/GvpF family gas vesicle protein produces the protein DGGALPEWEPAEPRLAVRLVGYQDVAAIVCTAPPAGGDADPLHVTARHHEVHRALLHGDVVPAPPGVVFTGDDEVIGFLGESYATLRGALARVAGRWEFRLHVDVVDAAFPHVKALDLATHIYADLRRLAGAAIPTPSEETRILSAAFLVQRSASAAFRDHVEHLSQLNSALELDLTGPWPAYDFVQMHG, from the coding sequence TGGACGGCGGCGCGCTACCGGAGTGGGAGCCGGCGGAGCCGCGGCTGGCGGTGCGGCTCGTCGGCTACCAGGACGTGGCGGCGATCGTGTGCACGGCCCCGCCCGCCGGCGGCGACGCGGACCCGCTGCACGTCACGGCCCGCCATCATGAGGTGCACCGCGCACTGCTGCACGGCGACGTCGTCCCCGCGCCCCCGGGCGTCGTGTTCACCGGTGACGATGAGGTGATCGGCTTCCTCGGCGAGTCGTACGCCACGCTGCGCGGTGCGCTGGCGCGGGTAGCAGGACGCTGGGAGTTCCGCCTGCACGTGGACGTTGTGGACGCGGCCTTTCCGCACGTCAAGGCGCTGGACCTGGCGACGCACATCTACGCCGACCTGCGCCGCCTGGCCGGCGCCGCCATCCCCACGCCGTCGGAGGAGACGCGCATCCTGAGCGCCGCCTTCCTGGTGCAGCGCTCCGCCTCCGCCGCCTTCCGCGACCACGTGGAGCACCTGTCGCAGCTGAATTCGGCGCTCGAGCTGGACCTGACGGGGCCGTGGCCGGCGTATGATTTCGTGCAGATGCACGGGTAG